One window of the Tetragenococcus koreensis genome contains the following:
- the recX gene encoding recombination regulator RecX — protein sequence MYTVTSIRKLKGIFYQVTLDNQEKIRVSEDLLVRFRLLKGSELTAEKLAEVKEQASYDYGLQAALNYISYQLRTEKEVRTYLQKKEVPLEDRHKIVARLKELDVLNDQTYAVSYVRTQIRLSDKGPSNLTQQLRKKGVQDDLIAEAMELYTPELQAEIAARTAAKGLKKIRGKSYRETLQKLHLNLTKKGFNQDIIQQAMDQLEYEIDETQEWEILQKEGQKLLQRDHSKDYSKKKMKIKQKLYQKGFAADLIQQFIDEEVLDEK from the coding sequence ATGTATACCGTGACAAGTATCCGTAAATTAAAAGGCATTTTTTACCAAGTAACTCTTGATAACCAGGAGAAAATCAGAGTTTCTGAAGATCTATTGGTTCGTTTCCGATTATTAAAGGGCAGCGAATTAACAGCTGAAAAATTAGCAGAAGTCAAAGAACAAGCCAGTTACGATTATGGGTTACAAGCAGCGTTAAATTATATTAGTTACCAATTACGCACCGAAAAAGAAGTTCGCACTTATTTGCAAAAAAAAGAGGTCCCCTTAGAAGACCGGCATAAGATTGTTGCTCGCTTAAAAGAACTTGATGTATTAAACGATCAGACGTATGCTGTGAGCTACGTTCGTACTCAAATTCGTTTAAGTGATAAAGGCCCAAGTAATTTAACTCAACAACTGCGTAAAAAAGGAGTACAAGATGATTTGATTGCAGAAGCAATGGAGTTATACACGCCGGAATTACAAGCAGAGATTGCAGCACGTACGGCAGCTAAAGGGTTGAAAAAAATACGTGGGAAAAGTTATCGCGAAACTTTACAGAAACTACATTTGAACTTAACTAAAAAAGGATTTAATCAAGATATTATCCAACAAGCGATGGATCAGCTTGAATATGAAATTGATGAAACGCAAGAATGGGAAATTTTACAAAAAGAAGGACAAAAGCTGTTGCAACGCGACCATTCTAAGGATTATAGCAAGAAAAAAATGAAAATCAAGCAAAAATTATATCAAAAAGGTTTTGCTGCTGATTTGATTCAACAATTTATTGATGAGGAAGTTTTAGATGAAAAGTAA